A part of Campylobacter concisus genomic DNA contains:
- a CDS encoding cysteine methyltransferase, giving the protein MSKAYLKSPIGILEIVASKNGICEINFVDKFEKIVVKDENLRLCLDELKAYFEGRLKTFSTKLDIKTTNFRAKIYEALQKVPYGETTTYAALALATGHKNAYRAAGSANAKNPVPIIIPCHRVLASSGLGGYSGGDGLLTKIWLLEHEAKHK; this is encoded by the coding sequence GTGTCAAAAGCTTACCTAAAATCGCCCATTGGAATTTTAGAGATCGTTGCCAGTAAAAATGGAATTTGTGAGATAAATTTTGTAGATAAATTTGAAAAAATTGTTGTAAAAGATGAAAATTTAAGGCTTTGCCTTGATGAGCTAAAAGCATATTTTGAAGGCAGGCTTAAAACTTTCAGCACAAAACTTGATATAAAAACAACTAATTTTAGAGCAAAAATTTACGAGGCTTTACAAAAAGTACCATACGGAGAAACGACCACATACGCAGCCCTAGCACTTGCCACAGGTCACAAAAATGCCTACCGAGCAGCAGGATCAGCCAATGCTAAAAATCCAGTGCCTATCATTATACCTTGCCACAGAGTGCTAGCTAGTAGCGGACTTGGTGGCTACTCTGGCGGAGATGGTCTACTAACTAAAATTTGGCTTTTAGAGCATGAAGCAAAGCATAAATAG
- a CDS encoding aconitate hydratase B, producing the protein MSFFTDYEKHVSEREKEGVPPLALNAKQTSEVCELIKLASKSSGDEKAQSELKFLIKLLETRINPGVDDAAKIKAEFLSEVIDGLAVNGLDAMRAIKILGKMLGGYNVEILVRALKNSDESITRAAANELKNIILVHEYFDEIVKLSSNNKFAKDVLVSWANAEWFKHKKPIETCINAVVFKVPGETNTDDLSPASEAYTRADIPLHAKAMLVKKMPEGLEILKELKTRGKKVAYVGDVVGTGSSRKSGINSIQWHLGDEIEGVPNKKTGGIVIGTTIAPIFFNTAEDSGALPIVANVNELEMGDEIEIYPFKGEIYKLIGTEKKLVANFKLSPNTLSDEIRAGGRIPLMIGRQVTKKAREALGLGEEQIFIKPDQPKEQSGGYTLAQKMVGKACGVAGVRAGAYVEPEILTVGSQDTTGPMTRDEVKELASLSFGADFVLQSFCHTAAYPKPSDLVMHESLPKFINLRGGVSLKPGDGVIHSWLNRMVLPDTVGTGGDSHTRFPIGISFPAGSGLVAFAAVLGMMPLNMPESVLIKFKGELKEGVTLRDLVNAIPYFAIKKGLLSVEKKNKKNIFAGKILEIEGLENLKVEQAFELSDASAERSAAACVVNLSVDSVVEYVRSNVALIDAMIKAGYESRETLLRRKEKMQKWLENPTLLRADKDAKYAEILEIDLSQIDEPILACPNDPDDVATLSEILADNKRVHNIDEVFVGSCMTNIGHYRALARILEHESKLTTRLWIAPPTKMDKSTLEDEGVYEIFKRLNARTEVPGCSLCMGNQARVNDNAVVFSTSTRNFDNRMGMGAKVYLGSAELAAVCALLGRLPNIDEYKKIVRDSLSLNKDKIYKYLNFNEISEFSI; encoded by the coding sequence ATGAGCTTTTTTACCGACTACGAAAAACATGTGAGCGAGCGAGAAAAAGAGGGCGTGCCACCGCTTGCGCTAAATGCCAAGCAAACAAGTGAAGTTTGCGAGCTAATAAAGCTTGCCAGCAAGTCTAGTGGCGACGAAAAGGCACAAAGCGAACTAAAATTTCTTATAAAATTGCTTGAAACTCGTATCAATCCCGGCGTTGATGACGCAGCGAAGATAAAGGCAGAATTTCTTAGTGAAGTGATTGATGGGCTTGCTGTTAACGGCCTTGACGCGATGCGTGCTATTAAAATTTTAGGCAAGATGCTTGGCGGATATAACGTGGAAATTTTAGTGCGAGCGCTAAAAAATAGTGATGAAAGTATCACTCGCGCTGCGGCAAATGAGCTAAAAAATATTATCCTGGTGCATGAATATTTTGACGAGATAGTGAAGCTAAGCAGCAACAATAAATTTGCAAAAGATGTACTTGTTTCTTGGGCGAATGCAGAGTGGTTTAAGCATAAAAAGCCAATCGAAACCTGTATAAACGCAGTCGTTTTTAAAGTACCTGGTGAGACAAATACTGATGATCTAAGTCCAGCGAGTGAGGCCTATACAAGGGCCGATATACCGCTTCACGCAAAGGCAATGCTTGTTAAAAAGATGCCTGAGGGTCTAGAAATTTTAAAAGAGCTCAAAACTCGTGGTAAAAAAGTGGCGTATGTTGGCGATGTGGTTGGCACTGGCAGCAGCAGAAAGAGCGGTATAAACTCGATCCAGTGGCATTTGGGCGATGAGATAGAGGGCGTGCCAAACAAAAAAACGGGCGGCATCGTGATAGGCACGACCATAGCTCCTATATTTTTTAATACCGCTGAAGATAGTGGCGCACTGCCGATAGTTGCAAACGTAAATGAGCTTGAGATGGGCGATGAGATAGAAATTTATCCATTTAAAGGCGAAATTTATAAGCTTATTGGCACTGAGAAAAAGCTCGTGGCAAATTTTAAACTTAGCCCAAACACCCTAAGCGACGAGATAAGAGCGGGTGGCAGGATACCTTTGATGATAGGTAGGCAAGTGACTAAAAAGGCTAGAGAGGCATTGGGGCTTGGTGAGGAGCAAATTTTTATAAAGCCAGATCAGCCAAAAGAGCAGAGCGGTGGCTACACGCTGGCTCAAAAGATGGTTGGCAAGGCTTGCGGCGTAGCTGGCGTTAGAGCTGGGGCTTATGTGGAGCCTGAAATTTTAACTGTTGGCTCGCAAGATACGACTGGGCCGATGACTAGAGATGAGGTTAAAGAGCTTGCAAGCCTTAGTTTTGGGGCGGATTTTGTTTTGCAAAGTTTTTGTCACACGGCCGCTTATCCAAAGCCAAGTGATCTTGTGATGCATGAGAGCTTACCAAAATTTATAAATTTACGTGGCGGTGTGAGCCTAAAGCCAGGCGATGGCGTCATCCACTCGTGGCTAAACCGTATGGTACTGCCTGATACGGTGGGCACTGGCGGCGATAGTCACACGAGATTTCCTATCGGTATCAGCTTTCCAGCTGGAAGTGGTCTAGTGGCGTTTGCAGCGGTGCTTGGAATGATGCCACTAAATATGCCAGAGTCAGTTTTAATCAAATTTAAAGGCGAGCTAAAAGAGGGCGTGACGCTTCGTGATCTTGTCAATGCGATACCTTATTTTGCTATCAAAAAGGGGCTTTTAAGCGTTGAAAAGAAAAATAAAAAGAATATTTTTGCGGGTAAAATTTTAGAGATAGAAGGGCTTGAGAATTTAAAAGTAGAGCAGGCGTTTGAACTAAGTGATGCTTCAGCTGAACGCTCGGCCGCGGCTTGTGTGGTAAATTTAAGCGTTGATAGTGTCGTGGAGTATGTTCGCTCAAACGTTGCGCTAATTGACGCGATGATAAAAGCTGGTTACGAGAGCCGTGAGACTCTGCTTAGACGAAAAGAAAAAATGCAAAAATGGCTTGAAAATCCGACTCTTTTAAGAGCCGATAAAGATGCAAAATACGCTGAAATTTTAGAGATTGATTTATCGCAGATAGATGAGCCGATTTTGGCGTGCCCAAATGACCCGGACGATGTGGCAACGCTAAGTGAAATTTTAGCTGATAACAAAAGAGTGCATAATATCGATGAAGTTTTTGTGGGAAGCTGTATGACAAATATCGGTCATTACAGGGCGCTCGCTAGAATTTTGGAGCATGAGAGCAAGCTTACAACTAGGCTTTGGATAGCACCACCGACAAAGATGGATAAAAGCACACTTGAAGATGAGGGCGTTTATGAAATTTTTAAAAGATTAAATGCAAGAACAGAGGTACCAGGCTGCTCGCTTTGTATGGGCAATCAAGCAAGAGTAAACGACAATGCTGTGGTCTTTTCTACATCAACCAGAAATTTTGATAACAGAATGGGCATGGGTGCGAAGGTTTATCTAGGAAGTGCTGAGCTAGCCGCTGTTTGTGCGCTACTTGGGCGTTTACCAAACATCGATGAGTACAAAAAAATAGTAAGAGATAGCCTTAGTTTAAACAAAGATAAAATTTATAAATACCTAAATTTTAATGAAATAAGCGAGTTTAGCATATAA
- a CDS encoding NAD(P)-dependent oxidoreductase gives MKKTAFVTGATSGFGEAIARRLSKEGYKIVALARREDRLKKLASELGDTHIIVADIRDKEAVFKAVESLPDKFKDIEVLVNNAGMALGLEKTIDAKVEDFETMIDTNVKGLIYSTKAVLPLLYKQEKGYIFNLGSTAGSWPYPGSNVYGATKAFVKQFSLNLRNDLVGTNIRVTNIEPGLCKTEFSEVRFRGDKAKADSLYENTNFITSEDIATILVNCLNMPGSVNINRVEVMANTQTWAGLAIEKF, from the coding sequence ATGAAAAAGACAGCTTTTGTAACCGGTGCAACATCTGGATTTGGCGAGGCGATCGCCAGAAGACTCTCAAAAGAGGGCTACAAGATAGTCGCTCTTGCAAGGCGAGAAGATAGGCTAAAAAAGCTTGCAAGCGAGCTTGGCGATACGCATATCATTGTAGCTGACATACGCGATAAAGAAGCTGTTTTTAAAGCGGTCGAGAGCCTGCCTGATAAATTTAAGGACATAGAAGTGCTTGTAAACAACGCTGGTATGGCGCTTGGACTTGAAAAGACGATAGATGCAAAGGTAGAGGACTTTGAGACGATGATAGACACTAACGTCAAGGGTCTTATCTATTCGACAAAGGCGGTTTTGCCACTACTTTATAAGCAAGAAAAGGGCTATATATTTAACCTAGGCTCGACAGCTGGCTCATGGCCATATCCTGGAAGCAACGTTTATGGCGCTACAAAGGCTTTTGTAAAGCAGTTTAGTTTAAATTTAAGAAACGATCTAGTCGGTACAAATATCAGGGTGACAAACATCGAGCCAGGGCTTTGCAAGACTGAATTTAGTGAGGTTAGATTCAGAGGAGATAAGGCAAAGGCGGATAGCCTTTATGAAAATACAAATTTTATCACATCTGAGGATATCGCGACGATTTTGGTAAATTGTCTAAATATGCCTGGAAGTGTCAACATAAACAGGGTCGAAGTCATGGCAAATACGCAGACTTGGGCTGGGCTTGCGATAGAAAAATTTTAA
- a CDS encoding sodium:proton antiporter has product MRQILLLLFFSVALFGVDPEVAKRNAEIYGVFTLIPPVVAIALAFITKDVILSLFIGVFSGTFLINIINENIFMGIVKGFTGIVSRVVESMADKTDSGILLQVLCIGGVVALITKMGGTKAVALWLSKKAKTGISAQISTWLMGIFVFFDDYANALIVGPIMRPISDKFKISREKLAFIIDATAAPIAGIAIISTWVGLEVSLIEKGYELVGETGINAYSIFIETIPYRFYNLFILFFIVCTALMQREYGPMLLAERRARKGELHSGKTQIQDLEDKTLEPKEGVKLSASNAVVPLLVLVIGAFTSFYFSGLAALEGDALKNALANPLSFSTFKDTFGAADSATSLFQAALLASIVAITMGVWRKIFDVKEAISTWVKGWKTMIITVVILLLAWSLSAVIKELGTSRYLVDLLSSSIPKFILPVAVFILGSFISFSTGTSYGTMGILMPLAIPLAYAVGKNYGLDGDAMHAYMIVNISGVLTGAIFGDHCSPISDTTILSSMGAGCNHIDHVSTQMVYALSVCAVSVLVGYLPVAFGLSVWLALPCGFLAIWALVRFVGKKVEA; this is encoded by the coding sequence GTGAGACAAATTTTATTATTACTTTTTTTTAGCGTTGCGCTTTTTGGTGTCGATCCAGAAGTCGCAAAGAGAAACGCTGAAATTTATGGCGTATTCACGCTTATACCGCCTGTTGTGGCAATAGCACTTGCTTTTATCACAAAAGACGTTATATTGTCGCTATTTATAGGTGTTTTTAGCGGAACATTTCTCATAAATATCATCAATGAAAACATCTTTATGGGTATCGTAAAAGGCTTTACAGGTATCGTTTCAAGGGTCGTTGAATCAATGGCTGATAAGACTGATTCAGGTATTTTGCTTCAAGTGCTTTGTATCGGTGGTGTGGTCGCACTCATCACAAAGATGGGCGGTACAAAGGCGGTTGCTCTTTGGCTTAGCAAAAAGGCAAAAACAGGTATCTCTGCTCAAATTTCAACGTGGCTCATGGGTATCTTTGTGTTTTTCGATGACTACGCAAATGCCCTAATAGTAGGTCCAATCATGAGACCAATAAGCGATAAATTTAAAATCAGCCGTGAAAAACTAGCTTTTATTATAGATGCTACTGCAGCACCGATCGCCGGTATTGCTATCATCTCGACATGGGTTGGTCTTGAGGTTTCACTCATTGAAAAGGGCTATGAGCTAGTTGGAGAGACTGGAATTAACGCTTATTCTATATTTATCGAGACAATTCCATATAGATTTTACAACCTTTTTATATTATTTTTTATAGTTTGTACTGCCTTGATGCAACGTGAATACGGCCCAATGCTATTAGCTGAAAGACGTGCCAGAAAGGGCGAACTTCACTCAGGTAAAACTCAAATTCAAGACCTAGAAGATAAAACACTTGAGCCAAAAGAAGGCGTAAAACTAAGCGCCTCAAACGCTGTCGTGCCACTTCTTGTGCTAGTTATTGGTGCTTTTACTAGTTTTTATTTTAGTGGTCTTGCTGCACTTGAGGGTGATGCTCTTAAAAATGCACTTGCCAATCCGCTTTCATTTTCTACATTTAAAGATACTTTTGGCGCAGCAGACTCAGCTACATCGCTATTTCAAGCAGCATTACTTGCTAGTATCGTAGCTATCACAATGGGCGTTTGGCGTAAAATTTTTGACGTAAAAGAGGCTATTAGCACATGGGTAAAAGGCTGGAAAACTATGATAATTACAGTTGTGATCTTACTTCTTGCATGGAGCCTTAGTGCTGTTATAAAAGAGCTTGGCACATCAAGATATCTGGTTGATCTACTAAGCTCATCAATACCTAAATTTATCCTTCCAGTAGCTGTCTTCATCCTTGGCTCGTTTATAAGCTTTTCAACTGGAACAAGCTACGGCACGATGGGTATCTTGATGCCTTTAGCTATTCCACTAGCTTACGCTGTTGGTAAAAATTACGGCTTAGACGGAGATGCTATGCATGCATATATGATTGTAAATATATCAGGCGTACTTACAGGTGCGATCTTTGGTGATCACTGCTCGCCGATCTCGGATACTACGATCCTCTCATCGATGGGTGCGGGATGTAACCACATCGACCACGTCTCAACACAAATGGTCTATGCTTTAAGCGTTTGTGCGGTAAGCGTGCTAGTTGGTTACTTGCCAGTTGCATTTGGTCTTAGCGTTTGGCTAGCACTTCCATGCGGATTTTTAGCGATTTGGGCGTTAGTTAGATTTGTCGGTAAAAAGGTGGAAGCGTAA
- a CDS encoding tRNA (uridine(54)-C5)-methyltransferase TrmA encodes MDCNYLKECGSCTLFTPYDEQILFKTDLVKQNFSEFYDGEFDVFSSNPKHYRTRAEFGIWHEGSELCYTMHAKEKGKRIFIDECPKVCEQISTLMPRLLENLQSNENLRTKLFGVEFISCKSGILVTLLYHKKLDGDFESAMKILASKLDVTILARSRGQKLLSGELNLIDELDVGGQIYKFSLSENAFIQPNRAVNEKMIAWAKECAQSSDDLLELYCGHGNFTIPLSFKFKNVLATEISKSSIANALKNCELNEAKNIKFLRMDADELMSAFAGVREFNRLKEINLSDFNFSHVLVDPPRAGLSESVVNFIKNFKNIIYISCNPETLKENLNELCKSHKVIKFAIFDQFANTHHIECGVLLRAKE; translated from the coding sequence TTGGACTGCAATTATCTAAAAGAGTGCGGCTCTTGCACTCTTTTTACCCCTTATGATGAGCAAATTTTATTTAAAACTGATCTTGTAAAACAAAATTTTTCAGAGTTTTATGATGGCGAATTTGATGTGTTTAGCTCCAACCCAAAACACTACCGCACGAGAGCTGAGTTTGGCATCTGGCATGAAGGCAGCGAGCTTTGCTACACTATGCACGCAAAGGAAAAGGGCAAGAGAATTTTTATAGATGAGTGCCCAAAGGTCTGTGAGCAAATTTCTACTCTCATGCCAAGATTACTTGAAAATTTACAAAGTAATGAAAATTTACGCACAAAGCTTTTTGGAGTGGAATTTATCTCTTGTAAAAGCGGTATTTTGGTTACGCTGCTTTATCACAAAAAGCTTGATGGTGATTTTGAATCGGCTATGAAAATTCTAGCTAGCAAGCTTGATGTCACCATACTTGCTAGATCTCGCGGGCAAAAGCTGCTAAGCGGTGAGCTAAATTTGATAGACGAGCTAGATGTTGGAGGTCAAATTTATAAATTTAGCCTCTCTGAGAATGCCTTTATCCAGCCAAATAGAGCCGTAAATGAAAAGATGATAGCTTGGGCTAAAGAGTGCGCGCAAAGCAGCGATGACCTCCTTGAGCTCTACTGTGGACATGGAAATTTTACTATCCCGCTTTCGTTTAAATTTAAAAATGTTCTTGCCACTGAAATTTCAAAAAGCTCGATCGCAAATGCCCTTAAAAACTGCGAGCTAAATGAGGCTAAAAATATCAAATTTCTACGTATGGACGCTGATGAGCTGATGAGCGCATTTGCTGGCGTTAGGGAATTTAACAGGCTAAAAGAGATAAATTTAAGTGACTTTAACTTCTCACATGTTCTTGTTGATCCGCCTCGTGCAGGACTTAGCGAAAGTGTCGTAAATTTTATCAAAAATTTCAAAAATATCATCTACATCTCGTGCAACCCAGAGACACTAAAAGAAAATTTAAATGAGCTTTGTAAAAGCCATAAAGTGATAAAATTTGCCATTTTTGATCAGTTTGCAAACACTCATCACATCGAGTGTGGCGTGCTACTTAGGGCAAAAGAATAA